In Bradyrhizobium guangxiense, the following are encoded in one genomic region:
- the fcl gene encoding GDP-L-fucose synthase, with translation MAETRFELRGKSVFVAGHRGMVGSALVRRLASEGVQLLTTTRSELDLRDQASVFAWFSANRPQVVFLAAAKVGGIVANNTLRAEFLYDNLAIMSNIVHAAHVNGVEKLMFLGSSCIYPRLAPQPIEESAILTGPLEPTNEPYAIAKIAGIKMVEAYRHQYGADFINVMPTNLYGPGDNYHPEYSHVVAALIRRFHEAKLSGADQVVVWGTGMPRREFLYVDDLADACIHIMKIYSGSDLINIGTGQDITIGEFARLIAEVVGYRGQIVFDTTRPDGTPRKLLDVTRLEKLGWRARTSLTHGIRLAYQAFQEETAARAS, from the coding sequence ATGGCCGAAACGCGGTTTGAGCTGAGGGGAAAGTCGGTCTTTGTCGCCGGCCATCGCGGCATGGTCGGCTCTGCACTCGTTCGGCGTTTGGCGTCCGAAGGAGTTCAACTCCTGACGACAACACGAAGCGAACTCGACCTCCGCGACCAAGCTTCCGTATTCGCGTGGTTCTCTGCCAATCGTCCGCAGGTCGTCTTCTTGGCCGCAGCGAAAGTCGGCGGGATCGTCGCCAACAACACGCTCCGTGCAGAATTTCTCTATGACAATTTGGCGATCATGAGCAACATCGTCCACGCCGCTCACGTGAATGGCGTAGAGAAGCTGATGTTTCTAGGGTCTTCCTGTATCTACCCCAGGCTGGCTCCTCAACCCATCGAGGAAAGCGCGATCCTGACGGGCCCTCTGGAGCCTACGAATGAACCATATGCGATCGCAAAGATCGCGGGCATCAAGATGGTCGAGGCTTATCGTCATCAGTACGGCGCCGACTTCATCAACGTGATGCCAACCAACCTCTACGGACCTGGAGACAACTACCATCCCGAATACAGCCATGTCGTGGCGGCCCTGATCCGCCGCTTTCATGAAGCCAAGCTCTCGGGCGCGGACCAGGTCGTGGTGTGGGGCACGGGGATGCCGCGGCGGGAGTTCCTTTATGTCGACGATCTTGCGGATGCATGCATCCACATCATGAAGATCTATTCTGGTTCGGATCTGATCAACATTGGCACCGGACAGGATATCACCATCGGCGAGTTTGCTCGGCTGATTGCGGAAGTGGTGGGCTATCGTGGACAGATCGTCTTCGATACGACGCGTCCGGACGGCACTCCGCGCAAGCTGCTGGATGTGACACGCCTGGAGAAGCTCGGTTGGCGTGCTCGAACTTCGCTGACGCATGGCATTCGCCTGGCTTATCAAGCATTCCAGGAGGAGACAGCGGCTCGGGCAAGCTGA
- the gmd gene encoding GDP-mannose 4,6-dehydratase has protein sequence MHTASKRVALITGVTGQDGAYLAEYLLGLGYTVHGVKRRSSSFNTARVDHLYRDPHDEDVPFLMHYGDMTDSTNLIRLIQQIRPTEIYNLAAQSHVGVSFESPEYTANADAVGVLRILEAIRILGMEKETRFYQASTSELFGLVQEIPQKETTPFYPRSPYGVAKLYGYWITVNYREAYGMFASNGILFNHESPLRGETFVTRKITRAVARIEVGLEDTLYLGNLDAQRDWGHAKDYIEGMHLILQADRPDDFVLATGEMHSVREFVAASFAEVDRRIEWQGKGIDEVGIDRKTGKVLVKIDPTYFRPTEVELLIGDASKARQILGWSPKRKFAELVSEMVGSDLAAAKREVANGRNAV, from the coding sequence ATGCATACGGCTTCCAAACGTGTTGCGCTGATCACCGGGGTTACAGGACAAGACGGTGCCTATCTGGCCGAGTATCTCCTGGGGCTCGGTTATACCGTTCATGGCGTGAAGCGGCGCTCGTCCTCGTTCAATACGGCGAGGGTCGACCATCTGTATCGTGATCCTCACGACGAAGACGTGCCCTTCCTCATGCACTATGGCGACATGACGGATTCGACGAACCTGATCCGTCTCATACAACAGATCCGACCGACGGAGATCTATAACCTCGCGGCTCAGAGCCATGTCGGGGTGAGTTTCGAGAGTCCGGAATACACCGCCAACGCGGATGCGGTCGGAGTCCTGCGTATCTTGGAGGCTATCCGCATTCTCGGAATGGAGAAGGAGACGCGCTTCTATCAAGCGTCCACTTCCGAGCTATTTGGACTTGTGCAGGAAATCCCTCAAAAAGAGACTACTCCGTTTTATCCGCGTTCTCCCTACGGTGTCGCCAAGCTTTACGGTTACTGGATCACGGTGAACTACCGCGAAGCGTACGGCATGTTCGCCTCCAATGGCATTCTGTTCAATCACGAAAGCCCGCTTCGCGGAGAGACGTTCGTAACACGCAAGATCACTCGCGCCGTCGCGAGAATTGAGGTCGGCTTGGAGGATACGCTTTATCTCGGAAACCTCGATGCACAGCGTGATTGGGGACACGCGAAGGACTACATCGAGGGCATGCACCTCATTCTGCAAGCAGATCGACCTGACGACTTTGTTCTTGCAACCGGCGAAATGCACTCCGTGCGAGAATTCGTCGCCGCTTCCTTTGCAGAAGTGGACCGCCGGATCGAATGGCAGGGGAAGGGAATCGACGAGGTCGGCATCGACAGGAAAACGGGCAAGGTCCTCGTGAAGATCGATCCGACCTATTTCCGGCCGACAGAAGTCGAGCTCCTTATCGGCGATGCTTCCAAAGCACGGCAGATCCTTGGATGGAGTCCGAAAAGAAAATTTGCCGAGTTGGTCTCCGAAATGGTCGGAAGCGATCTGGCCGCGGCGAAGCGGGAGGTTGCCAATGGCCGAAACGCGGTTTGA
- a CDS encoding metallophosphoesterase family protein — translation MAGVEFTYAIPDIHGRADLLKLAVGRIIDHSRGRQAKIVTLGDYVDRGPQSAEVLEFIMNWPDRHPRLIALKGNHEVMMLAACLGQAKHQWWMQNGGAQTLASYGLDPVNPADLRRLPAVHLQFIAQLPRIHVDQHRVFVHAGVDPDQPLEAQSERILLWKRYQPQVEQGHGQRHVVHGHDANPSGPLLTAGRTNLDCMAWKTGRLAIGVFDDARPGGPRELLEIETSR, via the coding sequence GTGGCTGGTGTTGAATTTACATATGCGATCCCGGATATCCACGGCCGCGCAGATCTGCTCAAACTGGCCGTGGGTCGGATCATCGACCATTCGAGGGGGCGGCAAGCAAAAATCGTCACATTGGGGGACTACGTCGACCGCGGCCCGCAGAGCGCCGAAGTACTTGAGTTCATCATGAACTGGCCGGATCGCCATCCTCGCCTGATTGCCCTGAAGGGCAATCACGAGGTGATGATGCTGGCGGCCTGCCTCGGCCAAGCAAAACATCAATGGTGGATGCAGAACGGCGGCGCTCAGACGCTTGCTTCGTATGGCCTCGACCCGGTAAACCCGGCCGACCTGAGACGGTTGCCTGCGGTTCACCTGCAGTTCATCGCGCAACTACCTCGGATCCATGTGGATCAGCACCGAGTCTTCGTGCACGCCGGAGTGGACCCCGATCAACCGCTGGAAGCGCAATCAGAGCGCATTCTCCTGTGGAAGCGCTACCAGCCCCAGGTCGAGCAGGGCCATGGCCAACGTCACGTTGTGCACGGACATGACGCGAACCCCTCGGGCCCCCTTCTGACCGCTGGCCGGACCAATCTCGACTGCATGGCTTGGAAAACCGGACGTCTGGCTATTGGCGTTTTCGATGACGCTCGGCCCGGCGGCCCCCGCGAACTTCTTGAGATCGAGACCTCGCGGTAA